The following are from one region of the Vitis riparia cultivar Riparia Gloire de Montpellier isolate 1030 chromosome 14, EGFV_Vit.rip_1.0, whole genome shotgun sequence genome:
- the LOC117930861 gene encoding protein SRC2 — MEYRALDIKVLEAKDLKDVNLFSKMDVYVVVTISGDPRTVQKTPVDKDGGTSPKWNFSMKFTVDDALAHQNRIGLNFTLRSNRALGDRDIGEVYVPLKELLDNASDDKVDRVVSFQVRRQSGKAQGTLSFSYKFGEKFSAPAPAARKADDPVMAYPAVAPGAGSSSAYAYPPAGGYPPRGAYPPSAGAYPHHAGAYPYPPSSGYPQGGVYGHPPQMGYGYGYGCPQQVQQPQKKKNKLGLGLGAGLLGGLLIGDMMGDVAGYDAGYDAGFDDGMDF, encoded by the coding sequence ATGGAGTATCGTGCTCTGGATATTAAGGTATTGGAAGCTAAAGATTTGAAAGATGTCAATCTTTTCTCGAAGATGGATGTCTACGTGGTGGTGACCATCTCCGGCGACCCCAGGACGGTCCAAAAGACGCCGGTGGACAAGGACGGTGGCACCAGCCCCAAGTGGAATTTTTCCATGAAGTTCACGGTTGATGATGCTTTGGCCCACCAGAACCGCATCGGCCTCAACTTTACGCTCCGGTCCAACCGGGCTCTCGGCGACAGGGATATTGGCGAGGTTTACGTGCCGCTGAAGGAGCTTCTCGACAACGCCAGCGACGATAAGGTAGACCGGGTTGTCAGCTTTCAGGTGAGGAGGCAATCCGGGAAGGCGCAAGGGACGTTGAGTTTTTCGTATAAGTTCGGTGAGAAGTTCTCCGCTCCTGCGCCGGCGGCAAGGAAGGCGGACGATCCGGTAATGGCGTATCCGGCGGTGGCGCCCGGGGCTGGGTCGAGCTCTGCTTATGCGTATCCACCAGCTGGAGGATACCCACCACGAGGGGCGTACCCACCGTCAGCTGGAGCCTACCCACATCATGCGGGGGCGTACCCATATCCGCCATCTTCAGGGTATCCACAGGGCGGCGTTTATGGGCATCCGCCTCAAATGGGATATGGGTATGGGTATGGATGTCCACAACAGGTCCAGCAGccgcagaagaagaagaacaagctTGGGCTGGGGCTGGGTGCTGGGCTTTTGGGTGGGCTTTTGATCGGAGATATGATGGGAGATGTAGCCGGCTATGATGCTGGTTATGATGCTGGGTTTGACGATGGCATggatttctaa
- the LOC117930882 gene encoding autophagy-related protein 18a-like: MATLSPPSSSASWPLPPSDPNPNPNFLSLPVAPNSPPSASSSQTIDLPESEYNDDSVPPSADPTRLPAPTLLHLSFNQDHGCFSAGTDHGFRIYNCDPFREIFRRDFCGDDGGGGTGIGVVEMLFRCNILALVGGGPDPQYPPNKVMIWDDHQTRCIGELSFRSEVKSVRLRRDRIVAILLQKIFVYNFADLKLLHQIETIANPKGLCEVSQLSGSMVLVCPGLLKGQVRVEHYNSKRTKFIMAHDSRIACFALTQDGRLLATSSSKGTLVRIFNTLDGTLLQEVRRGADRAEIYSVAFSSSAQWLAVSSDKGTVHVFSLKVESGSLGSDRSRSSSEPNLSVPSAVSSLSFMKGVLPRYFSSEWSVAQFRLHEGSQYIVAFGHQKNTVVILGMDGSFYRCQFDPVAGGEMTQLEYYNFLKPEETF, translated from the exons ATGGCCACGTTGTCGCCTCCTTCTTCGTCGGCATCTTGGCCTCTGCCTCCCTCAGACCCTAACCCCAACCCTAATTTCCTCTCACTGCCCGTGGCACCGAATTCGCCTCCCTCCGCTTCCTCTTCCCAAACCATAGACCTCCCAGAATCTGAATACAACGACGATTCGGTTCCTCCAAGCGCTGACCCAACCCGTTTGCCCGCTCCGACGCTGCTCCACCTCTCCTTTAACCAAGACCATGGCTGCTTCTCCGCCGGCACCGACCACGGATTCCGGATCTACAACTGCGATCCCTTCCGCGAGATCTTCCGCCGCGACTTCTGCGGCGATGACGGCGGCGGCGGAACGGGGATCGGAGTGGTGGAGATGCTGTTCCGGTGCAATATTCTGGCACTTGTCGGGGGCGGTCCCGACCCGCAGTACCCGCCGAACAAGGTTATGATCTGGGACGACCACCAGACGAGGTGCATCGGTGAGCTTTCCTTCCGGTCGGAGGTGAAATCGGTGCGGCTCCGACGGGACCGGATAGTGGCGATTCTGCTGCAGAAGATCTTCGTATACAATTTTGCTGACCTGAAGCTGCTACACCAAATCGAGACGATTGCCAATCCCAAGGGACTGTGTGAAGTTTCGCAGCTATCGGGATCGATGGTTCTAGTGTGTCCGGGGTTGCTTAAGGGGCAAGTTAGGGTTGAGCACTATAATTCGAAGAGGACTAAGTTCATAATGGCGCACGATTCCCGGATTGCGTGTTTTGCCCTCACGCAGGATGGGCGGTTGCTGGCGACATCGAGTAGTAAGGGGACTTTGGTTAGGATTTTCAATACTTTGGATGGTACATTGTTGCAGGAG GTAAGGAGAGGTGCAGATAGAGCAGAAATTTACAGCGTAGCTTTCTCTTCTAGTGCCCAATGGCTGGCTGTTTCTAGTGACAAGGGAACTGTGCATGTCTTCAGCCTAAAAGTTGAATCAGGATCATTAGGGAGTGACAGATCACGCAGTTCATCTGAACCAAATCTTTCTGTTCCATCAGCTGTTTCATCTCTCTCCTTCATGAAAG GTGTGCTGCCAAGGTATTTCAGCTCAGAATGGTCTGTTGCTCAGTTCCGATTGCATGAAGGTTCTCAGTACATTGTTGCCTTTGGCCACCAAAAGAACACGGTTGTGATCCTTGGCATGGATGGAAG TTTCTACCGATGCCAGTTTGATCCAGTAGCAGGTGGAGAGATGACCCAGCTGGAGTACTACAATTTCCTGAAGCCTGAAGAAACTTTCTAA